A genome region from Heyndrickxia acidicola includes the following:
- a CDS encoding TIGR00266 family protein yields MQYEIKGTVMQALYIQLEEGEKIYSEAGSLLSMASSIELETNFTGGITGAFKRVVTGNSAVLNHFKAKDRDGHVSFSTRMPGHIVPLQMENYHSIQVQRHSFLCAEESVKLDIIGNLGFTGFFGGNGLIYNQLHGSGLAFISVDGEVNEVHLEPGETILVHPGHLAAFDSNVRFEVQRLKGFKNMFLGGDGLFLAKLTGEGTVWLHSLNLHGLGEVLSAYMPSK; encoded by the coding sequence ATGCAATATGAAATTAAAGGCACCGTCATGCAAGCTTTATATATACAGTTAGAGGAAGGGGAAAAGATTTATAGTGAAGCAGGGTCTCTTTTGTCAATGGCTTCTTCCATTGAACTCGAAACCAATTTTACAGGCGGGATAACGGGTGCGTTTAAACGAGTGGTAACAGGCAACAGTGCTGTGTTAAATCACTTTAAAGCAAAAGACCGCGATGGACATGTGTCCTTTAGTACTCGCATGCCCGGTCATATTGTGCCTCTCCAAATGGAAAACTATCATTCCATTCAGGTTCAGCGCCACAGCTTTCTGTGTGCTGAAGAATCGGTTAAATTGGACATTATAGGGAATTTGGGGTTCACAGGCTTCTTTGGAGGAAATGGGTTAATTTATAATCAATTGCACGGAAGTGGCCTTGCGTTTATTTCTGTGGATGGGGAAGTCAATGAAGTTCACCTCGAACCCGGAGAAACCATTCTTGTTCATCCCGGACACTTAGCTGCCTTCGACTCCAACGTACGATTTGAGGTTCAGCGTTTGAAAGGTTTTAAAAACATGTTTCTTGGAGGGGATGGCCTCTTTTTAGCAAAGCTTACAGGAGAAGGTACGGTTTGGCTTCATTCTCTTAATCTGCATGGTCTTGGTGAAGTCTTGTCAGCATACATGCCGTCCAAATAA
- a CDS encoding ferritin, producing the protein MLPEKLTKALNKQYTNEFQAAHSYMAMASYFSHLGYKGFANFWLVQAEEEREHAMKFYHFLVSSEEQPILGLLEEPKSNFNSPLEVTQKSLEQEKSVTQNIHALVDLAKETNNHPTLNFLQWFIDEQMEEEELFRDMIKKLEGIDVGGDFFMMLDKECGERK; encoded by the coding sequence GTGTTACCCGAAAAGTTAACAAAGGCACTGAATAAGCAATATACAAATGAATTCCAGGCTGCTCATTCTTACATGGCCATGGCTTCATATTTCTCTCATTTAGGCTATAAAGGTTTTGCAAACTTTTGGCTGGTGCAGGCAGAAGAAGAAAGGGAGCATGCTATGAAATTTTATCACTTTCTGGTCTCTTCTGAAGAACAGCCCATTTTAGGTTTATTGGAAGAACCGAAAAGTAATTTCAACAGTCCGCTAGAGGTAACCCAAAAATCATTAGAGCAAGAAAAAAGTGTCACACAAAATATTCATGCTTTAGTCGATCTGGCGAAAGAAACGAACAACCATCCTACGTTGAATTTTTTGCAATGGTTCATTGATGAACAGATGGAAGAGGAAGAATTATTCCGTGATATGATTAAAAAGCTTGAAGGCATTGACGTAGGCGGAGATTTTTTTATGATGTTAGATAAAGAGTGTGGAGAAAGAAAATGA
- a CDS encoding AAA family ATPase produces MEKDVLDILNREKDEQNPLVVIMCGIAGSGKTAFSQKLEKAGFVRLSIDEEVWSSNGRYGIDYPIEKYREYLDYAHIRLRNKLVTFIHNKAQVVVDSSFWRKSERDEYKLLIETAGGKWRLIYLKVHPNKLRERLKIRSSRFDANAAFPITEELFLSFLHGFEVPNGEGEMVIEG; encoded by the coding sequence ATGGAAAAGGATGTATTAGATATACTTAATCGAGAAAAAGATGAACAAAACCCCTTAGTTGTTATCATGTGTGGGATCGCTGGATCTGGAAAAACCGCCTTCTCACAAAAGCTAGAAAAAGCAGGGTTTGTACGTCTGTCTATAGATGAAGAAGTATGGTCTTCTAATGGGCGATATGGAATAGATTATCCAATTGAAAAATATAGAGAGTATCTGGATTACGCACATATACGATTACGGAATAAATTAGTTACATTCATTCATAATAAAGCGCAGGTAGTGGTTGACTCAAGCTTTTGGCGGAAATCTGAAAGAGATGAGTATAAGCTGTTAATTGAAACGGCTGGGGGGAAATGGCGTTTAATTTATTTGAAGGTTCATCCGAATAAGTTGCGTGAACGTTTAAAGATTAGAAGCAGCCGGTTTGATGCCAATGCCGCTTTTCCAATAACAGAGGAATTATTTCTTTCATTTCTTCATGGATTCGAGGTTCCAAATGGAGAAGGGGAAATGGTTATTGAAGGATAA
- a CDS encoding polysaccharide deacetylase family protein, translated as MIKPHWLFPFSLVICIAAMCEQIINQPTTKTGFHRNSVLFKAETVSLPTEQTLNYGDPTPLTSVTNQSHDYQHILTSGPVTKREIALTFDDAPDNAFTPKILDILKSKGVKATFFVVGWRMEAYPEIVKRIVEDGHVLGNHTYSHANLPKLNDDSFQQQIMKTDNLIEKFTGFAPNIVRPPYGNITNKQIHWLGSQKKYVVNWNVDSLDWKGLTGEQVAANVLLHVHPGSIILQHSGTGKGGDLSGTVNALPTIIDKLKSEGFELVTIPELLGIPAP; from the coding sequence ATGATAAAACCTCATTGGCTTTTTCCTTTTAGCTTAGTGATTTGCATAGCCGCTATGTGCGAGCAAATAATAAATCAACCAACAACAAAAACGGGTTTTCACCGCAATTCTGTTCTCTTTAAAGCGGAGACCGTTTCTTTGCCAACAGAGCAAACACTAAATTACGGCGACCCAACTCCCTTGACTTCAGTAACTAATCAATCTCACGACTATCAGCACATTTTGACGAGCGGGCCTGTAACAAAACGTGAAATTGCTTTGACGTTTGATGATGCACCAGATAATGCTTTTACTCCAAAAATACTCGATATATTAAAAAGCAAGGGTGTCAAGGCAACGTTTTTTGTGGTGGGATGGAGAATGGAAGCCTATCCGGAAATCGTAAAACGAATTGTTGAAGATGGACATGTACTCGGAAATCATACCTATAGCCATGCGAATCTTCCGAAATTAAATGATGACTCATTCCAACAACAGATTATGAAGACGGACAATCTCATTGAAAAATTCACAGGGTTTGCCCCCAATATTGTCAGGCCCCCTTATGGAAACATTACCAATAAACAAATCCATTGGTTAGGAAGTCAAAAAAAATATGTTGTGAATTGGAATGTGGACTCTTTAGATTGGAAGGGATTAACGGGCGAACAAGTGGCAGCGAATGTTCTATTACATGTTCACCCCGGGTCCATTATTTTACAACACTCAGGGACTGGTAAAGGTGGAGACTTATCGGGAACAGTAAATGCCTTGCCAACCATAATTGACAAGCTCAAAAGCGAGGGATTTGAATTAGTAACCATACCAGAATTATTGGGGATTCCAGCTCCATAA
- the cydC gene encoding thiol reductant ABC exporter subunit CydC, whose amino-acid sequence MKYRDWILPYVKQYKYRLSGILLLSLLTIGSACALLFTSGYLISKSSLRPDNILLVYVPIVLVRTFGIGRSVFRYSERLVSHDWILRVLANMRSRLYQLIEPHIIRDSVQFKTGEVLGVLAEDIEALQDLYLRTILPAAAAILIYIFSVIALGYFSASFAILMAVYLFILVIAMPLFSMLHVRAAHQAYKQQKDTLYQHVTDAVLGISDWILSGQKKRFFQSYAKLEESLDKKEGHTKEWTYYREFIAQIIVAAMIVTAIVFSSLLFQQHQIPGVFIAAFVLVIFPLSEAVVPVANALEKWPRYEESLKRIIELENMLLVEETASQPLECVPDAVSIKAENLSFKYGDSDKDVLQDITLSVKQGKKIAIIGKSGAGKTTLLKLFQGIASPTKGTITINEIPIDLMKNDFPKLISVLNQNPYLFNTSVANNLLLAKEDATTEEVYSVMKQVKLHELIKSLPEGYQTSMEETGQRFSGGERHRIALARILLQNTPIVMLDEPTVGLDSITERALLATIFETLKGKTLIWITHHLVGMEQMDEILFMQNGQITMRGTHQELLESNEHYRKLYELDRPSI is encoded by the coding sequence ATGAAATACCGCGATTGGATACTGCCATATGTAAAACAATATAAATATCGCTTAAGCGGCATCCTTTTGTTAAGCCTGTTAACCATTGGATCCGCGTGTGCCCTGTTGTTTACATCGGGGTACTTGATTTCAAAATCCTCACTGCGCCCGGATAACATTTTGCTGGTATATGTTCCTATTGTATTGGTGAGGACGTTTGGAATAGGACGGTCTGTATTCCGGTATTCTGAGCGTTTGGTCAGCCATGATTGGATTCTCCGGGTTTTAGCCAACATGAGATCACGCCTGTACCAATTAATTGAGCCTCATATCATTCGGGATTCCGTACAGTTTAAAACCGGGGAAGTACTTGGTGTGTTGGCTGAGGATATTGAGGCTCTCCAGGATTTATATTTAAGGACGATATTGCCTGCTGCCGCTGCCATTCTTATTTATATATTTTCCGTTATTGCCTTGGGTTATTTTAGTGCCTCTTTTGCTATTTTAATGGCTGTCTATTTATTTATATTAGTCATTGCAATGCCTCTCTTTTCGATGCTGCATGTGAGAGCGGCCCATCAAGCATATAAACAGCAAAAAGATACACTTTATCAACACGTGACGGATGCAGTACTTGGTATAAGCGACTGGATCCTGAGCGGTCAAAAAAAACGCTTTTTCCAGAGCTATGCTAAACTGGAAGAGAGCTTGGATAAAAAAGAAGGACATACGAAAGAGTGGACATATTATCGGGAATTTATTGCTCAAATCATCGTGGCTGCAATGATTGTCACGGCAATCGTTTTTTCTTCATTACTTTTTCAGCAGCACCAAATTCCCGGAGTATTCATTGCCGCGTTTGTCTTGGTCATTTTCCCATTGTCAGAGGCCGTTGTGCCAGTTGCCAACGCATTAGAAAAATGGCCTCGTTATGAAGAATCATTAAAACGTATAATAGAACTAGAAAATATGCTGCTCGTTGAAGAGACAGCAAGTCAGCCATTGGAATGTGTTCCGGATGCTGTTTCAATAAAAGCAGAAAACCTCTCTTTTAAATACGGCGACAGCGATAAAGACGTGTTACAGGATATCACATTATCTGTTAAGCAGGGCAAAAAGATTGCCATTATTGGTAAAAGCGGGGCAGGTAAAACCACGTTGTTGAAATTATTTCAAGGGATTGCCTCCCCAACAAAAGGTACCATTACCATCAACGAAATACCCATAGATCTTATGAAAAATGATTTTCCTAAATTGATTTCGGTATTAAATCAAAATCCTTACCTTTTCAATACAAGTGTGGCAAATAATTTACTCCTTGCAAAAGAAGACGCAACAACAGAAGAAGTATACAGCGTTATGAAACAGGTGAAATTACACGAATTGATTAAGTCTCTCCCAGAAGGATATCAAACGTCTATGGAGGAAACAGGACAAAGATTTTCCGGTGGAGAACGGCACAGAATTGCTCTTGCCCGGATTCTTTTGCAAAATACTCCCATCGTAATGCTGGATGAGCCGACTGTAGGCCTTGATTCCATTACAGAACGTGCCTTGTTGGCCACCATATTTGAAACATTAAAAGGAAAAACACTCATTTGGATCACCCATCACCTGGTAGGAATGGAGCAAATGGATGAAATTCTTTTTATGCAAAACGGCCAAATTACGATGAGGGGAACGCATCAAGAACTCCTTGAAAGCAATGAACACTATCGTAAGCTGTATGAACTTGACCGGCCTTCCATCTAA
- the cydD gene encoding thiol reductant ABC exporter subunit CydD has protein sequence MKTNIMAYKGIKTVLIAVAGLVFLQSLAIIFQAKWLSEVITALFHHHSLSSQIPAIMYFVMAFLFRQLMSLVIRKVCLRFSTKTVKELREALMETIFSLGPRFTKKEGTGNLVTFIIEGCQKLRVYLELFIPKMVTMGITPWLIAIYIWTKDYLSAVILLAAMPILIIFMILLGWAAQKKIDDQWSSYRLLSNHFVDSLRGLETLKYLGRSKSHIETVNKVSDQYRKSTMSTLRIAFLSTFALDFFTMLSVAVIAVTLGLRLINGSLLLQPALLILLLAPEYFLPVREVGNDYHATLDGKEAGDRILALLKNKKEEILDKPESIWSSKSTLTVKRLSVLHDNNGEASLKDVSFTVEGAKKIGIIGTSGAGKSTLIDVLSGFLSPSSGSVNIDNEHVFLHEGAWQKQTTYIPQHPFIFQGTVKENICFYRPEASDEEVMWAIEQAGLKDFVHQLPRGMDERIGEGGRPLSGGQAQRIAVSRAFLSNRPVLLFDEPTAHLDIETEYELKKVLLKLAENRLLFFATHRLHWMKEMDRIIVLEQGRIVEQGSHDELIAHKGAYYRLIQSQMEELV, from the coding sequence ATGAAAACAAATATAATGGCCTACAAAGGGATAAAAACAGTACTCATAGCAGTAGCAGGATTGGTTTTTCTTCAATCATTGGCAATTATATTTCAAGCCAAATGGCTATCAGAAGTCATTACAGCGCTTTTCCATCATCATTCATTATCTAGTCAAATACCTGCCATTATGTATTTCGTAATGGCTTTTCTTTTTAGACAGTTAATGAGTTTGGTAATCAGAAAAGTGTGCTTGCGATTCAGCACCAAAACGGTTAAAGAGCTACGCGAAGCCCTAATGGAAACGATTTTTTCCCTAGGTCCTCGCTTTACTAAAAAAGAGGGGACGGGAAATCTAGTTACTTTTATCATAGAAGGCTGTCAAAAGCTTCGTGTCTACTTGGAGCTGTTTATTCCTAAAATGGTGACAATGGGTATCACTCCCTGGCTGATTGCCATTTATATATGGACGAAGGACTATCTTTCTGCCGTTATCCTGCTTGCTGCAATGCCCATTCTCATTATTTTTATGATTTTATTAGGCTGGGCTGCCCAAAAGAAAATAGACGATCAATGGAGCTCTTATCGTTTGCTTTCCAACCACTTCGTCGATTCTTTACGCGGATTGGAAACATTAAAATATCTGGGAAGAAGTAAATCACATATCGAAACGGTGAATAAAGTTAGCGATCAATACCGTAAGTCAACGATGAGTACTCTTCGCATTGCTTTTCTTTCCACCTTTGCGCTTGATTTTTTCACAATGCTTTCTGTCGCTGTTATTGCCGTGACCCTTGGTTTACGTCTCATTAATGGCTCTTTATTGTTACAGCCGGCTTTGCTCATTCTACTTTTAGCCCCTGAATATTTTTTGCCCGTTCGGGAAGTGGGAAATGATTATCATGCTACGCTGGATGGGAAAGAAGCAGGCGATCGGATCTTGGCCCTATTAAAGAATAAAAAAGAAGAAATTCTAGACAAGCCTGAAAGTATATGGTCTTCAAAAAGCACCCTGACAGTCAAACGGCTTTCTGTATTACATGACAACAATGGAGAGGCTTCTTTAAAAGATGTGTCGTTTACCGTGGAAGGTGCGAAAAAAATAGGCATCATCGGAACAAGTGGCGCGGGAAAATCAACACTCATTGATGTTTTGAGCGGGTTTTTATCGCCTTCTTCAGGTTCCGTGAACATCGATAATGAGCACGTTTTCCTTCATGAAGGGGCATGGCAGAAACAAACAACGTATATTCCGCAGCATCCGTTCATTTTTCAAGGTACCGTAAAAGAGAATATCTGTTTTTACCGACCAGAAGCATCAGATGAAGAAGTGATGTGGGCGATTGAACAAGCCGGCTTAAAGGACTTTGTCCATCAATTACCCCGTGGTATGGATGAAAGGATTGGAGAAGGGGGCAGACCATTGAGCGGCGGCCAGGCACAGCGGATAGCCGTTTCCCGTGCATTTCTTAGTAATCGCCCCGTATTATTATTCGATGAACCGACTGCTCATCTGGATATTGAAACAGAATACGAATTAAAAAAAGTTTTGCTTAAATTAGCTGAGAATCGATTACTATTTTTCGCTACACACCGCTTACATTGGATGAAAGAAATGGATAGGATTATCGTTTTAGAGCAAGGGAGAATTGTAGAGCAGGGATCACATGATGAATTAATTGCACATAAGGGCGCCTATTACCGATTAATACAATCACAAATGGAGGAACTTGTATGA
- the cydB gene encoding cytochrome d ubiquinol oxidase subunit II: MLSLNALWFLLIAVLFVGFVFLEGFDFGIGMSSRFVAKNDIERRAFINTIGPFWDANEVWLITAVGAMFAAFPNWYASLLSGFYLPFVFLLLALIGRGVAFEFRGKSESKAWRNTWDWIIFFGSMLPPMILGIVFAAFLKGIPLDKQMNIHLHFTDVVNVYTLLGGITLTVLCLWHGLIFATLRTVDDLRDRCRRAAKKLLPINALFLLVFILMTFFSTDVFAHHGMLLESLFILGVLVYLLAGFFLTKKRDGWSFVMSGFTLILLIASVFIGLFPNVLISSISSQYDLTIHNASSSSYSLKIITYLSLTLLPFVLGYQIWSYYVFRKRVNHKERMEY, translated from the coding sequence ATGCTATCTCTTAATGCGCTTTGGTTCTTACTCATTGCTGTATTGTTTGTCGGTTTTGTTTTTCTAGAAGGATTTGACTTTGGTATCGGGATGTCGAGTCGTTTTGTTGCAAAAAATGATATAGAGCGCAGGGCATTTATTAATACGATTGGCCCATTTTGGGATGCCAATGAGGTATGGCTTATAACCGCTGTAGGGGCAATGTTTGCAGCATTTCCAAATTGGTATGCTTCTCTTCTCAGTGGATTTTATTTGCCTTTTGTCTTTTTGCTTCTTGCCTTGATCGGCAGAGGGGTAGCATTTGAATTTAGAGGAAAATCAGAAAGCAAGGCTTGGAGAAATACATGGGATTGGATTATATTTTTTGGAAGCATGCTCCCGCCTATGATCTTGGGGATCGTGTTTGCTGCCTTTCTTAAAGGAATTCCTCTAGATAAACAGATGAATATCCATTTACACTTCACGGATGTAGTAAATGTTTACACTCTACTAGGCGGCATCACGCTTACGGTTTTATGCTTATGGCACGGGTTGATTTTTGCCACCCTTCGCACAGTTGATGACCTGCGTGACCGATGTCGGAGAGCTGCAAAAAAATTATTGCCTATAAACGCTTTATTCTTACTGGTATTCATATTGATGACATTCTTTTCGACGGATGTTTTCGCTCATCACGGGATGCTGCTGGAATCCTTATTTATTCTTGGTGTTCTTGTGTATTTACTGGCTGGATTCTTTCTTACCAAAAAACGGGATGGCTGGTCTTTCGTTATGTCCGGCTTCACTCTTATTTTGCTCATCGCTTCCGTTTTTATTGGTTTATTTCCAAACGTTTTGATTAGTTCGATTAGCAGTCAGTATGACCTAACGATTCATAACGCTTCATCCAGTAGCTATTCGTTAAAAATCATCACGTATCTCTCACTGACACTTTTGCCTTTTGTTTTGGGGTATCAGATTTGGAGCTACTATGTTTTTAGAAAACGCGTCAATCATAAGGAGCGTATGGAATACTAA
- a CDS encoding cytochrome ubiquinol oxidase subunit I, translated as MDTVFLSRIQFASTTLFHFLFVPLSIGLVFLISIMETLYVIKKDEQYKKLAKFWGHLFLINFAVGVVTGILQEFQFGMNWSEYSRFVGDVFGAPLAIEALLAFFMESTFLGLWIFGWDRLPKWVHCLCIWLVCIGTMCSAFFILTANSFMQHPVGAVLRHGRLEMNNFLALLTNGQLWVEFPHTILGSFATGAFFITGISAIMLLKKKHVAFYKKSFQVAIIVGLFSGIGITLSGHEQAQYLVETQPMKMAASEGLWQNSGNPGAWTVTANIDQAHKKNTAEVEIPYLLSFLSYGKFNGSVVGMNELQKKYTELYGPGNYLPPVRTAFWSFRIMAVLGGGLAFLAVWGTYLLVRKKLQQSKWFLRIMVAAITFPFIGSSTGWIMTEIGRQPWVVFGYMKTQAAVSPNVTAGELLFSIIAFSVSYLILFAVMVTLFVREIKKGPVHEEDHTSVIHDPFTKEGYHAIS; from the coding sequence ATGGATACTGTATTTCTTTCACGTATACAATTCGCATCCACCACTTTGTTTCACTTTCTTTTTGTTCCGCTTTCTATCGGGCTCGTTTTTCTTATTTCCATTATGGAAACTTTATATGTCATAAAAAAAGACGAGCAGTACAAAAAATTGGCAAAGTTTTGGGGACACTTATTTTTAATCAATTTTGCAGTAGGGGTAGTAACGGGGATTCTGCAGGAATTTCAATTTGGGATGAACTGGTCTGAGTATTCCAGGTTTGTGGGCGACGTATTTGGAGCACCGCTTGCCATTGAAGCCTTACTGGCATTTTTCATGGAATCCACTTTCCTAGGCCTTTGGATTTTCGGATGGGATCGTTTGCCGAAATGGGTTCATTGCCTATGTATTTGGCTGGTATGCATTGGCACAATGTGCTCTGCATTCTTTATCCTGACGGCTAACTCCTTTATGCAGCATCCAGTAGGTGCTGTTTTAAGACACGGTCGTTTAGAAATGAATAATTTCTTAGCACTTTTAACGAACGGTCAGCTTTGGGTAGAATTCCCGCATACCATTTTGGGATCCTTTGCAACAGGTGCATTCTTTATTACAGGTATTAGTGCCATAATGCTGTTGAAGAAAAAACATGTTGCATTCTATAAAAAGTCCTTTCAAGTTGCCATCATCGTTGGATTGTTTTCCGGGATTGGCATTACTTTATCCGGACATGAACAAGCACAGTATTTAGTTGAAACACAACCAATGAAAATGGCTGCAAGTGAAGGTTTATGGCAAAACAGCGGCAACCCTGGAGCTTGGACGGTGACAGCCAATATTGATCAAGCACATAAAAAAAATACCGCTGAAGTTGAAATTCCGTATCTATTAAGCTTTTTATCGTATGGAAAATTTAACGGTTCGGTAGTTGGGATGAATGAACTCCAGAAAAAATACACCGAGCTTTACGGACCGGGAAACTATCTCCCGCCAGTGCGAACTGCTTTCTGGAGTTTTCGGATAATGGCTGTTTTAGGTGGAGGATTGGCCTTTTTGGCGGTTTGGGGAACCTACTTGCTGGTTAGAAAGAAATTGCAGCAAAGCAAATGGTTTTTGCGCATCATGGTTGCAGCGATCACTTTTCCGTTTATTGGAAGTTCTACAGGATGGATTATGACAGAAATCGGCCGTCAACCATGGGTAGTCTTCGGCTATATGAAAACACAGGCTGCTGTCTCACCTAATGTAACTGCAGGTGAACTTTTGTTCTCGATTATTGCTTTTTCCGTTTCTTATCTTATTTTATTTGCTGTGATGGTCACTCTATTCGTTCGGGAAATTAAAAAAGGGCCTGTACATGAAGAGGATCATACATCGGTTATTCATGATCCATTTACGAAGGAGGGATACCATGCTATCTCTTAA
- a CDS encoding LrgB family protein, translating into MEHLLPIASLILTAAIFVLCKKLYKKRKSLLLTPILICPLILIIMLLISHTSYSTYNSGAQWLTKLLGPATVAFAVPMYKHYQLLKKHVVEIIISLIVGSLTAIASSFLFAVWVKLSPSLINSLVPRSITTPIAMDISKTIGGVPTLTAVFVIVTGLAGTVVGPLLIRLIGIRSSTAKGLLLGMGAHGAGTSKAFEMGELEGTFASLAMVVAAIISIILAYTFFPVLQTELIR; encoded by the coding sequence GTGGAACACCTTCTGCCAATCGCTAGTTTGATCCTGACTGCAGCCATCTTTGTTTTATGCAAAAAGCTATATAAAAAAAGAAAATCTCTTTTACTCACACCCATTTTAATTTGTCCCCTTATCTTAATCATAATGTTATTGATCTCCCATACATCTTATTCTACTTACAACAGTGGCGCACAGTGGCTCACAAAGCTTTTAGGACCAGCAACCGTTGCATTTGCTGTCCCGATGTATAAGCATTACCAACTGCTAAAAAAACATGTGGTTGAGATCATTATCAGTCTCATTGTAGGCTCTTTGACAGCCATTGCTTCTTCCTTTCTTTTTGCAGTATGGGTTAAACTAAGTCCTTCGTTAATTAATAGCTTGGTACCGCGTTCTATCACGACCCCTATTGCCATGGACATTTCTAAAACCATAGGAGGGGTACCGACCTTGACGGCTGTTTTTGTCATCGTTACCGGGCTTGCAGGAACAGTAGTAGGTCCTTTGTTAATTCGATTGATTGGTATTCGGTCTTCCACTGCCAAAGGACTGCTGCTTGGGATGGGAGCGCATGGTGCTGGAACATCAAAAGCATTTGAAATGGGGGAACTGGAAGGAACATTTGCAAGCTTAGCAATGGTCGTAGCTGCTATTATCAGCATTATTCTAGCTTATACGTTTTTTCCAGTATTACAAACAGAATTGATTCGCTGA
- a CDS encoding CidA/LrgA family protein translates to MKVMKMVWQVCFFYILFLIGNVLSSTLHVPIPGSIFGLFLLFGLLALKIVKVEWVDLGAAWLLSELLLFFVPSAVGIIQYKEIMGLQGIKIVLVILVSTLFVMTFTGISAEILSKFRRGGKRGTPSANR, encoded by the coding sequence ATGAAAGTTATGAAAATGGTATGGCAGGTGTGCTTTTTTTACATCCTTTTCCTCATTGGAAACGTGCTGTCAAGCACTCTGCATGTACCTATACCAGGAAGTATATTCGGCTTATTTTTGCTGTTTGGATTACTGGCGTTAAAAATAGTTAAAGTAGAGTGGGTGGATTTAGGAGCTGCTTGGCTTTTATCGGAACTTCTTTTGTTCTTCGTGCCCTCTGCAGTGGGGATTATTCAATACAAAGAGATTATGGGACTTCAAGGAATTAAAATTGTATTGGTCATTTTAGTGAGCACCTTATTCGTCATGACATTCACTGGAATATCAGCTGAAATTTTATCTAAATTTAGAAGGGGTGGAAAACGTGGAACACCTTCTGCCAATCGCTAG
- a CDS encoding stage V sporulation protein S: MDNVLKVSSKSNPNSVAGAIAGVLRERGNTEIQAIGAGALNQAIKAIAIARGFVAPSGINLVFVPAFTDVLINNENRTAIKLLVGPRKKDRFELRQSIKEIF, translated from the coding sequence ATGGATAATGTATTAAAAGTATCTTCAAAATCAAATCCGAATTCTGTTGCAGGTGCAATTGCAGGCGTATTAAGAGAGAGAGGAAATACAGAAATTCAAGCTATTGGAGCGGGTGCTTTAAATCAAGCGATTAAAGCCATTGCGATTGCAAGAGGATTCGTCGCTCCTAGTGGTATTAATCTGGTTTTTGTTCCTGCATTTACAGATGTTTTAATTAATAATGAAAATAGAACAGCAATTAAATTATTGGTAGGTCCTAGAAAAAAAGATAGATTTGAGTTGAGACAATCAATAAAAGAAATATTCTGA
- the cspC gene encoding cold shock protein CspC has product MEQGTVKWFNSEKGFGFIERENGDDVFVHFSAIQSEGFKSLDEGQKVTFDVEQGARGAQAANVQKA; this is encoded by the coding sequence ATGGAACAAGGTACAGTTAAATGGTTTAATTCAGAAAAAGGTTTTGGATTTATCGAACGTGAAAATGGAGACGATGTATTCGTTCACTTCTCTGCTATCCAAAGTGAAGGCTTCAAATCTTTAGATGAAGGTCAAAAAGTAACATTCGACGTTGAGCAAGGTGCTCGTGGAGCTCAAGCTGCTAACGTTCAAAAAGCTTAA